The window CCCCCCAGCAGTGTTTTCTCAGAAGAACCCCCCAGTGATAAGGGCTAGCCCAGGGGTACAGGCTTATCCCAGGGTGTCTGACAGGAAGTCTGGAATCCAAGGCCCTGGAGCTCCTCAGCAGGCTCGCTGCTAGGCCCCAAGAGGGCAGATTCCTCACTTGGCCCCAGTCTAGTCAGGCCATCGCTGCCTACTTCTATGAGCCACACCTGTTGGAAATGGATCTTCCTTCCTGTCCCATTACTTGACATGTTCCCTACAAAACAGAACGCCCCAAAATACCATCCTCGTTAGAGCGTTCCCCGGGGAAGTCTCTGGAGTTAAATCCAGAGAATCCAGTTAGATCTGTCTGCAGGGTGACCTAGGCCCTTCCCTGGCCCCAGCAGTGCAGCTAGGTTCTAATGACATGGTACCTCTcaggcttgagttccagtcctacgTCACGACCACATGGCCTGAGTTgttcctgtcctggcatcccaTGTAGCAGAAGTGTTACACTTGTCAGAAGATCACCAGACACTCTTTCCCCTCCCTAGGGCTCAGCCCACAATGGGAACACCAAGCCTGTGGCTCCTGGCTGAAGGGAGGGGCTGTCTGTGTCTGAATAAACCCTGAGCAGTAGGAAAGCAGTTCTCCGCTTATCTAGTCAGGCCACATTCCATAGCTTCTCTCGgcctctgtttcctcatccaGAGGCAGGTCACTGTGGGTAAAATTGGTTCATAGACCCtgaacacaaaataaactctgtataagccaggtgtggtgttgcatgcatttaatcccagcactcaggaggcagaagcaggcacagCTCTGAGTCTACAGAgcaaaccctgccttgaaaacaaacaacaaggtggtggtgcacgcctgtatcccagcactttgggaggcagaggcagaaagatttctgagtttgaggccagcctggtctacagagtgagttccgagacagccagggctatacagagaaaccctgtctcaacaacaacaacaacaaaaagatggagTGGGGGAGACCTGCCAGCTACTGACAAAGACAAAGGGAGATGCAGGTCCCTGGATCAACTTTGGTGGTAAGTCACACTGGGTGGTACAGTCAGGGGTCCCCAACTAATGCCCAGAACCTCCCAGGCAAAGGAGCAGCCAGAGCGCAGGAGACATTAGACCATCTCAGGGCTCGCTCACCCTTTCATCCTGAGGGAGGGCTCATTACTGTTTGTCACATGATTTCCCAGGCTGCCCTGCGCCTAGGTAATAAGACTGTATTCTGATCAATAGAACACAAGCAGAAAGATCACTCAGGGCTTCTCAGAACTGTTCCCCCGCCCTTCCTCCTCTGTCTGGAATGCAGACGTAAAGAGTGAAGCTGACACAGTGGCCTTCAGCTGTGCTAGGCGAGGTGCCCCTCACAAATGGGGACTGCAAAGGACAGATCTAAAGCACTTCCACCCAGGCTCCGGCGCCCACGGCCAGGTTTCAGTCAGGTGAAGCCAAAGCAAACTTGTTCAGACCACTGCTGTGGGAAGGGAGAGCTCCACCCCTTGCAACCAAAATAGATCCTAATAGACCACTCCAGTCACCTCGCAAAGGTGGACAGCCTCAACCTGAACGCTGGCTCTGCCAGCCTCCCAGCCTTTCTCTGCTCCCCATTTCTCACTCAAAAGAGAATATAATAATAGTACCATGTAGGTCTAAGCAGTAATAGAGACACTCATGGGAAAAGAGACAGGCTCTCAGCCCTTAACCCATAGAGTCTGTTACTAACCCAGCTCCCTCCTCTCTCGTTAGCAATCTATGGGACGTGCTCATTACCCACCCTGTTACTGCAAGGGAAAACTCCACCAGGCATAGGATAATGGCAGGAGATCTCCAGGGACAAACTGGCCACTTCTCCCCATCTtacatgggaaaaaaaaatccccttcaACCATGAGAAagacatttctttaaatattacattcttgcaaggcagtgatggcgcacgcctgtaatcccagcactctgggaggcagaggcaggcagatttctgagtttgaggccagcctggtctacagagtaagttccaggacagacagaaagaaagaaagaaagaaagagagagagagagagagagagagagagagagagagagagagagagagagagagaaagaaagaaagaaagaaagaaagaaagaaagaaagaaagaaagaaagaaaaagaaagagaaagaaagagaaaggaaaagaaaaaccaaccaaacaaaaagccaagCAACCAAAAACCCACAAAATGCCTTCAAATGCcttcatccatttttctgttggcCGCACGAGCTTCTCAAAACCAGCTGCTCCCTTTCTctcaaaatctctcctttgcaGTTAAGACTTCTGCCTCgcattcacacacagacaggctTCTTTCCTGTCACCACTGGGGCAATCTCCACAGGGGCTGCTATCAGGATTGTTCTGATGATAAACTTCCTTTAAAAAGTCCCAAGAGCAGCGGGGTGGCGCAGGGAAGGCTCAGCTGTCTGTCAGGAAGAGCAGAActttctgctcttcctgaggacctgggtttgattcctggaacACACACAGCGACTTACAAACATCTTTCACTCCAGTGTCAGGGACACGAGCACCTTTTTTAAAACCTTCTTGGGCACCAAGCATGTAAATGGTCAGCAGACAATTGTGCAACCAACAACACGGGCCAGAATAGTGTGAGCACCTAATATCAGTTACAATTTATTGCTGTCAGCATTACCAGTATTTTTGAGACTCAGGTAACTGTGACTTAAATCTTGTGGTTGGGACCCTTGAGATGGactctgtgggtaaaggcacttggtgCCGAGACAGGCAACCTAAggtcctcaggacccacatgatggaaggaaacAACCGATTCCTgtaagctgccctctgacctccacatgtgggcCAGGGACATGCAtatgcccatacacatacacacacaaagcaaacaaataagtaaatataattgtaagaatttattaaaagtaataaaCGAATCCATGTGTGGCCCTGTTCTCTTGCCTGGAAGTTGGGAAGAAGCCAAGACTGAGAGGAAGGACGAGTGTGTGGTGtggtaacaacagaaactggagtTGCTGCAGACCAGGCGCTGACACCGTGTGGTGACCGACCCAATCTAAAGGAACTGGGTGGAGCTCGCACCAAGAGCCCCTCCCAGAAGCCTTCCCTGGAAACCTCCTGATGTTTTAGAATATAGTCAGAGGGGCAGGAAGACCTTGGCCAGAACTTGTCCACCACTCTCCTCTGGGCTTCCTTTCCCAGGAAAACGGTTCCCTTATGCCTGTCCTGACTGGCACTGCCACCACCTGACCCAGAACAAAAGCAGGGGATGAATTAAGCAATGGAGCCTTTTGACTGGTCTGCCGAGTTTGTCTGGAACCAGTCTGGAGAACCATCTTGCCCTTTCCACTGAGAACAAATAGAcagcaccccaccccagcccacgcTGCAGGAAGCAACAGCTGACTTTGGGTATGACACCATCTCCTCTTTCCCCACCGGCCTTACAGAGTCCTCCACCCAGAACCCATGGTTGGCCTCAggaaagagattgaagaaaggaaaacaaaacaaaagaaaactctgtTCCATCAAGCCCCTGCAGAGGCCTCTCCTAAAGCGAAGAACAATTACAACTTGACAACTGAAAAACCTCAGAGAAAAGACCAAGGGTCTGTGGTGCGTCCGGACAGAGTGCTGAGAACAAGAGTCCGCCTCCTTTGTGTTACTCTGGGTTAAGCCACCAAAAAGTGCCAGTCTAAGGGCCACAGGAGGCCCTGGGGAGGGTCAAGGTACACCTGTCTACTCACACGGGTAACAAGGATGGATGGGCGATGCGGGCCAAACAGGAGCAGTGTTAATCATTCTCAACTACCCCAGAAGGCGCTACAAAGCGCGCCTCACATTTCTACTTGCTATAAAGTAAATTCATCCAGAGGATGCGCCTGTCCTCACTGGAGCAGGTCTCCACGACCTTCCCCACCCATTTATTTCATAATTGTGAAACCGGAGGCTCAGAGAAGCTCAACATAGCAGAAGGCAGGTCTCTGCGGGTCCTTGGGCCGGgagtcctatactcagcctttgAAGCCACCcggtggttgggggtggggggtccccATCTGTGGACGCTAAGCTCTGCCCCACGTTTGGCGGGGACCAATGAGGTCATCAAGGCCTTGCGCACAGCGGAGAGCCAGCAGGCGGCAGCCGGGAGCTGGACGTCTTGCTTGAGGCCTCTGCCAGTTCTGCACCCTGGGTGCGCGGGTCAGAAGCCCGATCCCGGCGTCCGGCCAGGGGCGATTGCATGCTGGGATCTGGACCCTCGCCTGCTTCCCCACCAGACCCACCGGACACCTGCGGAGACAGCTCCGCCGCTTACCTGGCTGCCGCTACATTGTACCGGACCGGCTGGCTACACTGTAGTTCGCCGCCGCTGTCACACTGTACCCGCTCCGACGCCCGCTGCTGCCGCCTCCGGCCGGGAGGTTTATGACACCGATTGCCCTACTGGAGCGCTTCCAAGTCTCCTGGAGTCCAAGGAGTGCATTACCTTTGCCCTCAGTCTTTTCTCCTCCTGAGGTCCCCCTCTCCCTACACCGGCGTTCAAGCGAATGGCTCCACAGAGGTAACCCCTAAATGTCCCCACATCCCCAACACTGACATTCAGCTCTTCCCAGAACACCACCGTAGAGACATTTAAGGTGCATCTCAAGCTCCAAAATTCCTATctgagacaacaacaacaacaacaataacaccacaccacacacacctctcacacacactagacacaccacatacacaacatacacactacacacaccacacatacactagaaacacacattacacacacacctcgcacaccacacacacacacacaccacacacacctctcacacCCCTCTCTGCCAGTGAATAACTCATTCCCACCTGAGGCCAGCCATCACGGCATTCCTGATCACACTCCCCAGAAGCTTCGTCTGACCGTCTCCCACCGTGCCCTTCTTCCCCGCCCCACAGTGACCCCCACAGCCATGACAGCCTCAGCACCCTCAGCCTCCCTCTGAGCCTCAAGTCCATCCTCAGTCTAGCAGTTGGAGGGATCCTGAGGAAGAAGTCTGCCTCAGACTTCACCTCCTGGCTCTCTCGCCAGACTTCCCCCTCCTTACCCCTCTCCCCTCAAACTTCCTCCTCAGCTGTGAGCAGTGACTCGGAGAGGCACTCATGACTGTCTGATGGCTCTCCTCTGACATTTCTACTTGACTGTTCCTCCGCCCAAAGCTAAGAGCTAATGGCAGGAGTTTTGTATTATTTCTTCAGTGCTAGAAGGCCTACACCAGTGCTTGTGATATGAGCCAGTGTCTATGCCAGCCCTGGGCCCTGTCCCTCAGCTTCAAGGACAGTCAAGGACGGACCCAAGTGGCCTCTGTCTTCATCACTATGAGTCTTGACAGATTCTCCATCGATTCAATAGCATTTATTGAGTACAACTGTATGCGGTGTCCAGGCACATCACGCAGAAGTGATCAGGACAAGATCTGATGAGGCTGCATCACCCAAGGACCAGACAGACGTGTAGAAAAGGGAAATGGATCAGGGGTGTGCTGAGCACTGGGAAGGAAACACAGAAGCTGGTGAGGCGGGGCCTGAGATTAGGGAGCGAGGCTGGATGGTTGACTTAAGATtcgaaagggggctggagagatggctcagccgtagGAGCAGAGCGAGcagggcaggagtgagtgggGCAGGAGCAAGAagtggagagttggctcagcatttaagagcaccaacagctcttccagaggtcctgagttcaaatcccaacaaccacatggtggctcacaaccatctgtaatgagatcagatgccctcttctggtgtgtctgaagacagctacagggtactttctttttttttttttaatggaagtttttttggtttttttgtttttttttttaagatttatttattattatatataagtacactgtagctgtcttcagacacaccagaagagggcatcagatctttttatggatgattgtgagccaccatgtgggtgctgggatttgaactcatgacctttggaagaacagtcggtgctcttacccactaagctatctctccagcccctacagtgtactttcatataataaataaataaatctttttttaaaaaatagatttgacaggcagtggtggcgcacgcctgtaatcccagcacttgggagacagaggtaggcagatttctgagtttgaggccagcctggtctacagagtgagttccaggactgccagggctacacagagaaaccctgtctcgaaaaaaaacaaaaaaacaaaaacaaaaacaaacaaacaaacaaaaaaaaccaaaaaaaaaaaaggatttgaaaGGAAAGCAGTTGACAAACACCTAGAAAATGAGATTTGAGGAATGTGGTGTtctgtttctactgctgtgaagggacactgtgaccaaggcaacgcttACAGAAGAAACCATGTCCCTGGGGAcgtgcttacagtttcagaggcaggcatggtgctgagcAGTAGCTAAGCACTTGCGTTCTAATTCACACTTGGAGGCAGaaacatggagacagagacagacagactgacagaaatAGGATctggcatgagcttttgaaacttcaaaaacCACCCCAAgggcctcctaatccttcctaaaacaAGTTTTACACACTAGGTACAAaagattcaaatatatgaaccctGAGACCATTCCCATTCAATCCACCACAGACAGTGAGCCCTGTGACTCCAACAGTTTGAAGGCAGTGGAGGGAGCATTGGAAGTTCAAGACAAGCCTTAGCTGCATGAGAGTTCAAGGCTGCTCTGGACTACGTGGGGAGTTGTTACGGTAAGCTTATGTTTACTCTGGGAAACCATCAATTTTCTTTTACTAAACAGTGTTGTGCCAGTTCAGACCCTGTTTGGTTTTGTACCCTGGGGAAAGGGgcctgaggtgcatattttacaaacCAAGGCAGACCAGGCCGCCAGCTTCTGCCAACACCCCACCCAGTGCCTACCTGGCTACCCTGCCCCCAGAGGCTCTCCTTATACAGTCTACACACCTcggtctctcactctcttctcctttctctgcaccttttctctccttcttttccctttGCCCTCCTCATCTCCATAGCACCCCCCCCCCGGCCTCAATCCTtagggcctgcctctgcctcccaagtgctgggattacaggtgtgcaccaccactgcccggctaaggtCACGActtctaattcttcccaaacaggtCCACTAACTGGgactaaatatttaaatatgtgagCCTTTGGGGTGTGAATGTGCTTCTGGAGGCTTTTCTTCACCCCCTTACCTGAACCCGCAACATTGGGGAcctttctcatttaaaccatcacatAGAGTTTTAGcaactttttattgtttaaaaatcataattggggggggggggctggagagatggctcagcgggtaagagcaccgactgctcttccaaaggtcatgagttcaaatcccagcacccacatggtggctcacaaccatccctaaagagatctaACTCCCTCCTGctctggtgtctgaaaacagcctcagtgtacttacattaaataaataaataaataaataaataaataaataaataaataaataaaagcaagtcgaatttaaaaaaatcataattgaAGCTTCAAAAACATAGAACCCAATGTGTCCCAACTCCAGGCCCTAGTCCACACCCTAATCCATGGTTCTATCCGTCGCCTCCAGCCACCTACACCATGAGGCAGGACCCCGCCTCCAGGAGACTGCCACCCGTTCTCCTGCCCACAGTGTATTGTCACCAGCTACAGAGAAGCATGGTAGCAGGGAGGGTCCCAGCATCCCCGACCCCTGCACGTATCGAGTCTGTGAgccatgaaaagaaataaaaagaggccGGGCAgaggtgacgcacgcctttaatcccagcactcgggaggcagaggcaggcatatttctgagttcgaggccagcctggtctacaaagtgagttccaggacagccagagctacacagagaaatcctgtctcaaaaaaaccaaatccaaaaaaccaaaaaagaaagaaaaagaaagaaagaagagtagtcttcttaggctggagagatagatgatggctcagtgggtaagagcacactgactgctcttcggaaagtcctgagttcaaatcccagcacccacatggtggctcacaaccatctgtaatgggatctgatgccctcttctgatgacTAGTCTTAAATCTCTGTTTCTAAGAGCTGGGCAATTCCAGGTGAATCCAGgatgaggcaaggacaatgggtcagcaacaGTCTCCAGACCTCCCCAGAAGTTCCCAGCCCTGACACCCGGCTAATGGAATGACTGTAGAGATGGACCCAACAGATTAACAGAGAGCTCACCTACCCCAGAATTCCCTAGTGTGTTTTAAGTCAGGCCAAGCTCACTTGGGTGTCTCTGTTCTGCAGTGGCGTACCCCAGCATGCTGTGCTTACTGTTTGAGTCCAGAGTATCATGGACCCTTACACTCAgactaagttttttgttttgttttgctttgtttttgttttgttttgttttgtctccccAGCACCATCCACCATTCCTGTCCCGTTCCTCTTAAATCTCGCTCTTCCTCCAACCGAGTCCACCCATCTCTAGCTGAAACCACCCGCTCCTGGTGAAGTTTCCTTTGAGTGGGGTCCGGTTCCTTGCTCCATGGGAGGCCTGGGGGGACAATGCAAATGGGCAGCGTACCCCGTTATGCCTGGCCTGAGTACCGCATTTTAAGAAATTTCTTCTTGGGTCTGGAGAAagggctcagcgggtaagaacactgactgctcttccagaggtcctgagttcaaaacccaacaaccgcatggtggctcacaaccatgtgtaatggtatctgatgtactcttctggtgtgtctgaaggcagctacagtgtatttatttatttatttatttattggttttttttggatttggttttttcgagacagggtttctctgtgtagccctggctgtcctggaactcactctgtagaccaggctgtccttgaactcagaaatctgcctgcctctgcctcccaagtgctgggattaaaggcgtgcgccaccaccgcctggctggagatttattttaaagtaccttttaaaaattgttgtttggagctggagagatggctcagcggttaagagcactgactgctcttccaaaggtccagagttcaaatcccagcaaccacatggtggctcacaaccatccgtaacaagatctgatgctcccttctggtgtgtctgaagacagctacagtgtgcttacatataataataattaaaaaaaaaaaaaaaaaagccgggaggtggtggcgcacgcctgtaatcccagcaccctgggaggcagaggcaggcggatctctgagttccatgcTGTTGTGAACCTGTTGCCTTTTGCCCCGCCCAGGGCAGGGAGTGGGCGGAGCTAAGCCATTCACCTCACGCTCTctggacagggaggaggagacaaCCAGCACACGCTGGAAAGACTGAGCAGCCATGCACAGGCCCCCGCAGGGAAGAGACAGACAGTTTGGTTCCATCCCAGCAAAGTCAGAGAGTGAAAGTCTGGACCTTACAGTTATTCCAACCAACACACAGGAGGTAAAACTTTCACTTAGCTGTCacccgttaatcccagcacttgggatcagcacaggctgatctctgtgagttcgaagccaacctgacttatataatgagttccaggacagccagggttatataaagagaccctgtctcaaaaacaaaaacaaaaacctttattGACACGGCATAGATTGCTATTCCAGATTTCAGGTCAGGTCACTAAGTTTCAGGGATGTTTGTTTCACAGCCACAGTTCAGACAACACAGGGCTATCCATGTTGAACTCCAGAGTCCAGTCTACATCAGGGCCAGAACTGGGGACAGGGTGCTCTGTTAGGGGCAGCACCCAAGTCTGAAGCCAGAGCCAGCACATCCTCAGTCTATCAATACCTATGGCCACATGGAGAGGATGGTGCACTGGCTACACCAAattctctcaggtgacagcaagcGAAGGAGAGTAGGGGTTTTGACAACACCCTTGGTTGGGCGGAAGAGCATCGGGGTTTATAAATTGTTTTCACCCAGCTCTGTACACTTATTCCTCTAATGGGTCGGTCTCCCTGCCTGGAAGGGAGAGTGCTGGTCGAGCATCCCAAGGCGGCAAGCTTTCTGACCGACGCCGGGCATTCTGAAGCTGTGGGAAATCACCACTAGGGGGCGCGCGGGGCCAGCACACGGCGGACTCTGCCCATCGCCGCCgcgcttccccacccccacccgccacTGCTATTTCTTTACTCCCGCCTAGCCCTCAGCCAGCCCTTCTCAAAAGCCAAGTCCCAGCCTCCCCTGCGCTTTCGTCTCTTCCCCCTCCCCGTCTCTCCAGTTCAAGTCTCGGGCTTCAGTTTCTTTATATGGCTGCATACACTTGCCTTTCAGTGTAGACAGCAGAAAGAAAGCTGGACGTGAGTCgccttgtggaggccagaacaggCTGGGCTGCTTTCTGAGTCAAAAGATGTGCCCGGCGTCCTGCTGCACTGGAATTTAACCCAAGCAAAGCTTCTCGTTCCCCTCCCTGACTCCCTGGGATGCAACCTGAGCCTCTTTCTGAGCAAACTTAGCCAGCAGCCTGGGAGATAAGCACGGCCTTTACTTGTCCACTTCCCTTTTAGATCTAAATTTCTCTttcctgaaataaaaataaaccttatttCTATGAAACATGCTTTGGCGGCctccttgtctttttctttctttttttttttttttaagaggggcagaaaaaaagaaaaagaaatctcgggctcagcggttaagagcactgactgctcttctggaggtcctgagttcaattcccagcaaccacatggtggctcccaaacatctgtaatgggatctgactccctcttctggtgtctgaggacagctgcagtgtactcacatacattaagtgaataaatacatcttaagaaagaaagaaagaaatctccaaTACCAGGCAGAGGTATCTGACAGACAGCAGTAACTTTATTAAGTATACCCTCCCTCTCCAAGTATAAACACAAcccagtaaaaaacaaaacaaaacaaaccgtAAAACATCAGGCCGGAGCCGCGATAAAACAGACAAATTAGCAACATAAATACAGAGGAGGCTAAAATGGGGAGGACAGAGCCAAGTGGACTCACGAGGGTGGGGATGGCCATAAATACTGAAGGATTTTGACCTGGGAGCCCTAGGGAGCCCTAAGAGCTGGTGGGGCAAAGCTGGGGGCAGGCAGTGTCAGCGGCTAGATGGCTCTGGGGACAGATGCTGCCTGCCTTGGCCCCTGGCTGCCACTTGGCCCCGCACCCCATCTGCAAGCCGCTTCACTTGGGCCCCTGGGCTTCCGATTCCTCGTCATCGTCTTCGTacatctccccctcctcctcggCAGTGGCGTCCTGGTACTGCTGGTACTCAGACACCAGGTCGTTCATGTTGCTCTCGGCCTCGGTGAACTCCATCTCATCCATGCCCTCGCCCGTGTACCAGTGAAGAAAGGCCTTGCGCCGGAACATGGCTGTAAACTGCTCTGAGATGCGCTTGAACAGCTCCTGGATGGCCGTGCTGTTCCCGATGAAGGTGGATGACATCTTGAGCCCACGGGGCGGGATGTCACACACGGCCACCTTGACGTTGTTGGGGATCCACTCCACGAAGTAACTACTGTTCTTGCTCTGGATGGCCAGCATCTGCTCATCCACCTCCTTCATGGACATGCGCCCGCGGAAGACGGTGGCCACGGTCAGGTAGCGGCCGTGGCGCGGGTCGCAGGCAGCCATCATGTTCTTGGCGTCGAACATCTGCTGGGTGAGCTCAGGCACCGTCAGGGCACGGTACTGCTGGCTGCCCCGGGCTGTAAGGGGCGCAAAGCCGGGCATGAAGAAATGCAGGCGGGGGAAGGGCACCATGTTTACGGCTAGCTTGCGGAGGTCGGCGTTGAGCTGACCAGGGAACCGAAGGGACGTGGTGACTCCGCTCATGGTAGCAGACACAAGGTGGTTGAGGTCCCCGTAGGTGGGCGTGGCCAGCTTGAGGGTGCGGAAGCAGATGTCGTAGAGGGCCTCGTTGTCGATGCAGTAGGTCTCATCCGTGTTCTCCACTAACTGGTGGATGGACAGGGTGGCGTTGTAGGGCTCCACCACAGTGTCCGACACTTTGGGTGAGGGCACCACGCTGAAGGTGTTCATGATGCGATCGGGGTATTCCTCCCGCACCTTGCTGATGAGCAGGGTGCCCATGCCCGAGCCTGTGCCCCCACCCAGTGAGTGTGTCAGCTGGAAGCCCTGCAGGCAGTCACAATTCTCGCATTCTTTCCGCACGACATC of the Apodemus sylvaticus chromosome 21, mApoSyl1.1, whole genome shotgun sequence genome contains:
- the Tubb3 gene encoding tubulin beta-3 chain isoform X2, whose translation is MDSVRSGAFGHLFRPDNFIFGQSGAGNNWAKGHYTEGAELVDSVLDVVRKECENCDCLQGFQLTHSLGGGTGSGMGTLLISKVREEYPDRIMNTFSVVPSPKVSDTVVEPYNATLSIHQLVENTDETYCIDNEALYDICFRTLKLATPTYGDLNHLVSATMSGVTTSLRFPGQLNADLRKLAVNMVPFPRLHFFMPGFAPLTARGSQQYRALTVPELTQQMFDAKNMMAACDPRHGRYLTVATVFRGRMSMKEVDEQMLAIQSKNSSYFVEWIPNNVKVAVCDIPPRGLKMSSTFIGNSTAIQELFKRISEQFTAMFRRKAFLHWYTGEGMDEMEFTEAESNMNDLVSEYQQYQDATAEEEGEMYEDDDEESEAQGPK
- the Tubb3 gene encoding tubulin beta-3 chain isoform X1, with the translated sequence MREIVHIQAGQCGNQIGAKFWEVISDEHGIDPSGNYVGDSDLQLERISVYYNEASSHKYVPRAILVDLEPGTMDSVRSGAFGHLFRPDNFIFGQSGAGNNWAKGHYTEGAELVDSVLDVVRKECENCDCLQGFQLTHSLGGGTGSGMGTLLISKVREEYPDRIMNTFSVVPSPKVSDTVVEPYNATLSIHQLVENTDETYCIDNEALYDICFRTLKLATPTYGDLNHLVSATMSGVTTSLRFPGQLNADLRKLAVNMVPFPRLHFFMPGFAPLTARGSQQYRALTVPELTQQMFDAKNMMAACDPRHGRYLTVATVFRGRMSMKEVDEQMLAIQSKNSSYFVEWIPNNVKVAVCDIPPRGLKMSSTFIGNSTAIQELFKRISEQFTAMFRRKAFLHWYTGEGMDEMEFTEAESNMNDLVSEYQQYQDATAEEEGEMYEDDDEESEAQGPK